From a region of the Zingiber officinale cultivar Zhangliang chromosome 10B, Zo_v1.1, whole genome shotgun sequence genome:
- the LOC122030505 gene encoding lysine histidine transporter 1-like encodes MGTQGQSPPENYDNRQNQSEKEKEKAIDDWLPITSSRNAKWWYSAFHNVTAMVGAGVLSLPYAMSELGWGPGIAVMVISWIVTLYTLWQMVEMHEMVPGKRFDRYHELGQYAFGEKLGLYIVVPQQLIVEVGVCIVYMVTGGRSLKKFHDVVCSDCKQIKLTFFIMIFASVHFVLSQLPNFNSISGISLAAAVMSFSYSTIAWVASVDKGKQEHVEYGYKSDTQERTVMRFLAALGDVAFAYAGHNVVLEIQATIPSTPEKPSKKPMWKGVIVAYIVVALCYFPVAFVGYWAFGNGVEDNILVSLSRPHWLIAMANMMVVVHVIGSYQIYAMPVFDMMETVLVKRLRFPPGLTLRLITRSAYVAFTMFVGITFPFFGGLLSFFGGFAFAPTTYFLPCIMWLAIYKPRRFSLSWITNWICIILGVLLMILAPIGALRDIIGNIIDKQYKFYQ; translated from the exons ATGGGAACTCAAGGTCAATCACCCCCTGAGAACTACGACAATAGACAAAATCAG agcgagaaggagaaggagaaggcgaTCGACGACTGGCTTCCCATCACATCCTCCCGCAACGCCAAGTGGTGGTACTCCGCCTTCCACAATGTCACTGCCATGGTCGGAGCTGGCGTCCTCAGTTTGCCTTACGCCATGTCCGAACTCGGATG GGGGCCTGGGATCGCCGTGATGGTCATATCATGGATCGTGACCCTGTACACCCTGTGGCAAATGGTGGAGATGCACGAGATGGTTCCCGGGAAGCGATTCGATCGGTACCACGAGTTGGGACAATATGCTTTCGGCGAGAAGCTAGGCCTTTACATCGTCGTTCCCCAGCAGCTGATTGTGGAAGTCGGCGTCTGCATCGTCTACATGGTCACCGGCGGCAGATCCCTCAAGAAGTTCCACGACGTCGTCTGCTCTGACTGCAAGCAGATCAAGCTCACCTTTTTCATCATGATCTTCGCCTCTGTGCACTTTGTCCTCTCGCAGCTTCCCAACTTCAACTCTATTTCTGGGATATCTCTGGCCGCCGCTGTTATGTCTTTCAG TTATTCTACCATTGCATGGGTGGCTTCGGTGGACAAGGGGAAGCAGGAGCATGTGGAATACGGTTACAAATCTGATACACAAGAAAGGACTGTGATGAGGTTCCTGGCGGCGCTGGGAGATGTGGCCTTCGCGTACGCCGGCCACAACGTGGTGCTGGAAATCCAAGCCACCATTCCTTCCACTCCCGAGAAGCCTTCCAAGAAGCCGATGTGGAAGGGCGTGATCGTCGCCTACATCGTCGTCGCCCTCTGCTACTTCCCTGTGGCTTTCGTCGGCTACTGGGCCTTCGGCAACGGAGTCGAGGACAACATCCTGGTCTCTCTAAGCAGACCGCACTGGCTAATTGCCATGGCCAACATGATGGTCGTCGTTCACGTGATCGGAAGCTACCAG ATCTACGCGATGCCTGTGTTCGACATGATGGAGACGGTGCTGGTCAAAAGGCTTCGCTTTCCTCCTGGTCTAACTCTTCGCCTGATAACACGAAGTGCTTATGTCG CATTCACCATGTTCGTCGGCATAACCTTCCCCTTCTTCGGCGGACTACTCTCTTTCTTCGGCGGATTCGCGTTCGCCCCGACCACATACTTC CTTCCTTGCATCATGTGGCTTGCTATTTACAAACCCAGAAGGTTTAGCTTATCTTGGATCACTAATTGG ATCTGCATAATTCTTGGGGTCCTGCTGATGATCTTGGCTCCTATTGGTGCATTGCGAGACATCATCGGAAACATAATAGACAAGCAATACAAGTTCTACCAATGA